AGCAACTTACTGCACACAACCCACATATATGAAAGTTTCATAACTCAAAGAAAGTAAGAAAGAACTCACATGTACAGAGTTGGATGCGTTTTCACACACTCTCCAAAAATGatctatttttctaaattttcaaaaaatcaatctATAAAGCCAATTAAGAAAGTAGttcaatacatatatgtatagttAATTTAGTCCCTTTCCATAGGTCACAATATTAGAGGATTACATaagatatttttcttttctagtcGAAGCTACATAAATGGAGATTAAtatattaagacattaattattgagtttaataatataattatgttCATCGTATgggtaaaattttgaattcatcCTATATTTATATAACATCATTCCAATTTATAGAGTTAAAAATTTTCCTTTCCAAATCGAGCAAATaagtataatatttaatttattaaaaaattaatgcgTATACTTTATATGAATTATCCTAATCAAactataaaaagtatatataaattataaaagtaatgAAAATGTGAGAATGATTTAGTTTCCAAGTCAATCTTCtttctatatataaatataatcacTTTATTGTTGACAATGACTCCCATTGAGAAGCGACAAaaggtttcttttttctttttctttttcttccaaaaGGAGTAACAAAAGTTAAGAAACTCAAACTCATGTTATTAATATAGTGAAATAATTAACACAATCAAGCATGTAGAATAAGGAGTTGTTAAATGTGAACCCTCTTTTAGATAGTATTCAAGAAAAGAAGTAGGACCaagatgatataaaaataaaaataataataatatatttgaggCAATCTTTTCCTTTAGATGATTGTGGttaatttagattaaattatagaGCAGGTGCCTGAACTTTCTTTTTTCTATTCCTtggatttttgtttaatttagaaATGTACAAAAATCAAATTTAGCTCAGTTGAATGCTTAAGTTCACAAACTTGttaatgataaatgattaaatagataAAAGAATGAAATTCAAAATCATATATACATTAGTTGATTTCAAGGAGTTGAAGAAAATATATGATACCACCATTAATGACTAAATTCCCCTCAGAATTACTACAACACCCCCTTATTTAAATGTCTATCGACAACAATTCGCCATATAATCACTAATCTAGACAACATTAATTTTAAAGTTTGTGTGACCCGAATCTCATcatttgttaaagaaataaatacagtgACAAAATAAGAGGATCTGTAGGGGCGAGAGGTCGAGTGccatatagaactatacttctacTATTTGACTTTGACAACAGGgtttttcaacccttaaatagatgtaATTAAAACTCATCTTGTATCATTTGTTTGTCAACTTTAGTGAATTTCTTCTCATATGCccgtaatttttccccgaaaagggttttcatataaaatctatgtgtttttatttttcttttcttattgctttACAATTGTTCTACTATCATTATCGACGTTTATTATAGCAATCAAATTATCTTAATAATTTCTCACTAAATCTATTTCAATTTTTGCCATCTCAACTTGCAAAACTTAGATTCCACTAGCAACCAATTAACTAGGACAATGCTAGTAGTTAACCTAATCCTATAAAACCTACAAAATGAAGTTTAGAATAATAGGTTGAAAGCAAAGAATACAAACAAACATCAAAATCGAACAAAACCATCTCAAAAATCAATGAAAACCTAGGTTAAATTAAAGAAATGGGATTAAATCAATGAAACTCAATTATAGAATCTCTAAAATTTGAGATACAACTCTTACGCAAAAGAGGGAAACTCTTAAAGAAGAGAGACATTGAAAATTGTTTAAATCTTAGTTTAAttgtcaaataatttaattacgaATGATCTTATACTAAGCTaagctaaaatattaaaaaatctatTATAATTAACTAGATAAtaaaaacctttttttatttGTACCATAATCTATTAGTAAGGTTTGAAATCTTCACAATTTACTTCTTTCAGTACCAGGTATGTCCCTTTATTATACAAAATCATTCAAATTATTTCttgtattattaaatagataaatttagtttatgtattaataaaaagaattaaataaagttaaattttaattgagtttAAATTGAAGGTTTAAAGATCTCTTTTATtgtttaacaatttaaaaatgttatttattGTTTAATAGTTTAAATTTGGCATTTACTATTTAAACAAACATCTTGTtctttcttcaataatttctggTCTCTAGTGGATCTATCAGTAGGATTCAAACTCAGATGAAGTTCTAACCATCCATCCAGGGGCGAAGCCtgaacaattttttagggggccggatgaaattttaattttttataccctatatctttataatttttaaaggattaaattgaatttttataattttaaggcgccaaagtacaattttacctttactaatttaaaatatttaaaaaatctcaagggcctaaatagcaattttacattttagagggGCTGGGGCCCCTGCCAGCCCCTTAAATTTGCCATTGCAtccattaaagaaaaaagaacGAATAGATCTTGTAGGATTTCCAAGAAATTCTTCGATTTCTTCTGGAAGCAGATGATTGTTCATCCGCTTCTCACGTTCTGTGAATAGCTAGACATTGAGAAATATCTAGAAAGGCACTTAGGAAATCGGCCTAATTCTATCTCCATTCGTTCCATTTGAAGAAAGGaagaattttatttcttttactgatatataaattaaatttatctatttaataaGAGAGTGATTAATTTGAACCAATTTACCTAcaataaaatttaccataaaatttcttaTTTACTTTTGATAGATGGTAATCTTTTATTCTTGCCTCGGTAAATAAATGTCAAGATGAAACTAACGTATGGGTGAAAACCATATTTCTTACTTACTTCATTAACGCAAGCAAACGTGTATTTAGTACATGAAGGATAAGTTAACACTAACTGACTAACAAATGTTAACTACCTCATCTTAACAACTAACTAACTGTCTAACTAACTAACTGCTAATTTCTTAATCCTAACATGCCCCGAGCTTGTTGTCTTCCTTTCCACAACTGCAACTCCACTGATTGAAACTCGAAGTTGACTTCTAAATCTGTTGAACAGACCTACTGCTAATGGTTTGGTCAATATGTCAGCAACTTGCTCTTGGCTCGGTACATGTCCTACATGAAATAAGCCTCGTGCAACTTTCTCCCTCACAAAGAATAGATCCAACGCAACGTGTTTAAACTTCGAATGCATGACCAAGTTTCCTGCTATTGCCACAGTAGCTGAGCTGTCACACCACAGAAGTGCTTTGCCTCGAAGAGGAATACATAGTAACAAGGATTGGATCCATATTATTTCAGTAGTAAATTGGGCGAGGCTTCTGTATTCAGCCTCGACAGTTGATCGAGAAACTACCTGTTGTTTTCTAGAGCTCTAAGAGATCGAATTTCCTTCAAGGAATATGCAGTAGCCAGATGTGGATCGAAGATCATCAGTGTCGGACCCCCAACTGGCGTCTGAAAATCCCTCAAGCAAgaactttgaattttttataaaactcAGCCCATGATCCAAGGTCCTATGCAAATAACGTAGTATTCTCTTGATAGCTTTAAAATGCATGTCCAATAGTTGGTGCATGAATTGTCAAGCTTTTTTGACCACAAAGGCTATGTCCGATATGGTAATCACCACATATTGTAGCGCCCCAACTATGATCCTATATAGATGTGCATCTTCAACAGGGTTTCCTTCATGAGCTGACAATTGACATGTTGTTATCATAAGCGTGGGTGAGTCATTGGACCTGTCTATAGATGCCCTTCGCAGGAGATCAAGGATGTATTTCCTTTGGCTAAGAAAGATTCCAATGGATGTGTATTGGACTTCAATACTTGGGAAATAACTTAGTCTGCCTAGGTCTTTCAATGAAAATTGATCATCAAGCTTATATACAAACTGATCTATTACTTGAGAGTTGTTCCCAGTAACTACAATGTCATTAACATATATTAGAACATACATTAGCTAAGAGCCCGAATGATGAACAAAGAGAGAGCTCTCAACTTTGGAAGCAACAAAGTTAGTAGTGAATAGAAACTCTTTTAGCTTGTGGAACCAAGCTCGAGGTGCTTGCTTAAAGCCATATAGAGCTTTCCTCAATTTACACACCAACTGTTGACCCTTGTCTCTTTGCTGCTCAAAACCTGGTCGTTGCACCATGTAGATTTCCTCTTGTAAGTCACTATTCAGGAAGGCATTGTTAATATCTACCTACCTAAGAAACCATCTCAATGAGACAGCAAAAGCTAGCACCACCCGAATAGTCACTGGTTTGACAACAAGACTAAAGGTTTCTTGAAAGTCAACACCTGCCTCTTGGAGATATCCTTTGACCATTAGTCTACCTTTGTACCGAGCCATCGAGCCATCAACATTTCGTTTGACCTTAAAAATCCATTTACAACCCAGTGCCCGTCGTCCTGCAAGTAAAGGCACAAGGTCCCAAGTATGGTTGGCAAGTAAGGAATTCTATTCAGCATGGGCAGCTGCTGTCCAAGCAGGGCTTTGAAGTACTTCAGCAATGGAAGTAGGCTTTTGTTCAGTCAGGACAGAGGTGAACAGTTTGGGCTTGAAGATCCCACTTTTGGATCTAGTTTGTATCAAATGAGTGTTTACAAGAGGCATAGTCTGTCCAGAAAAAGCAGACGAATTGACTGTAGATGAGGGTGTAGGTGAGTTTTTAGAATCAAACCGCTCAACAGTAAGCTCAATGCCTGATGGTGACTAACTAGATCCTTCCTCAAGAGCAGATATACCTTGGTCCACAAGAGGAGGGACAGTTGGGGCTAAAGAGCTACCTGCTATTACCATGGAAAGATGGGACCGATGATGGATTGTCTGGACTGACTTCAATGAGGAGAGGGACGTGAACCCATTTTGGAAAGGAAAATATGTCTCATCAAAGGTAACATGCTTGGAGACAAACACTCGACCATTTTTATGAAAACATTTATATCCTTTTTTATTGGATCCAACTCTaagaaatacatatatattagacCGAAACTACAGCTTGTGTTAATGATATGGCCTCAAACATGGGTAACATGCACAACTAAAAACCTTTAGGTAGGTGTAGGAAGGTCTGACTTTATACAGCACCTCATAGGGACTTTGCTTTTGTAGAATAGTCGTTGGGAGCCTATTAATCAAGTGAACACCATGAGCAAAAGCATAGGACAAGAATTCCAAGGGTAAGGTTACTTGAGCTAGAAGTCTCAATCCCATATCAAGAATCTACCTATGTTTCCTTTTAGCAACCCCATTTTGTTCTGAGGTGTGAGGGCAAGTGACCCTATGCTGGATGCCAAGACGAGCAAGCTCCTTAAAGAGTGAACGATACTCTCCTTCTGAGTCAGATTGAAGCATCTTGATG
The Gossypium hirsutum isolate 1008001.06 chromosome A07, Gossypium_hirsutum_v2.1, whole genome shotgun sequence genome window above contains:
- the LOC107959081 gene encoding uncharacterized protein, with amino-acid sequence MVKGYLQEAGVDFQETFSLVVKPVTIRVVLAFAVSLRWFLSQRKYILDLLRRASIDRSNDSPTLMITTCQLSAHEGNPVEDAHLYRIIVGALQYVVITISDIAFVTPVGGPTLMIFDPHLATAYSLKEIRSLRALENNSSATVAIAGNLVMHSKFKHVALDLFFVREKVARGLFHVGHVPSQEQVADILTKPLAVGLFNRFRSQLRVSISGVAVVERKTTSSGHVRIKKLAVS